A region of Solibacillus isronensis DNA encodes the following proteins:
- a CDS encoding LacI family DNA-binding transcriptional regulator, whose amino-acid sequence MKKVTIADVAKEANVSVSTVSQFMNQRYEYMSVETRAKIQLAVEKLRYRPNILARSLKNKGTQTIGIIVANIMYTFTTHIVHHLERHFQQHGFQVIVCNANDNPKLEREHIDLLLAKQVEGFILFPTGNNKDLYDYLYNSNIPVVFLDRMIADVKIPSVLLNNENAIELAVGELMSKGYENLAIVAGSIEQNITPRLERLEGFRQAMKKRGVAYGEHQVIATSTENLPEKFNQLLTEVNLDGIIAGNDRMLLAILHYLKEHAPDFLGKIGIAVIDEMPLAKFMSTKLTTIEQPTEEMAKQAVHLFLQIKKSGYTEELLPAYRFEPILV is encoded by the coding sequence ATGAAAAAAGTAACAATAGCCGACGTTGCTAAGGAAGCAAATGTTTCGGTCAGTACCGTTTCACAATTTATGAATCAGCGTTACGAGTATATGAGTGTTGAAACACGGGCAAAAATCCAGTTAGCCGTTGAAAAACTGCGCTACAGGCCAAATATTTTAGCGCGAAGCCTGAAAAACAAAGGGACTCAAACAATTGGGATTATTGTCGCCAATATTATGTACACGTTTACTACACATATCGTCCATCATTTAGAGCGACACTTTCAGCAGCACGGCTTCCAGGTCATTGTGTGCAATGCAAATGATAACCCGAAATTGGAACGTGAACATATTGACTTGCTCCTCGCAAAGCAGGTAGAAGGTTTTATTCTTTTCCCTACAGGCAATAACAAAGACTTGTATGACTATTTATATAACAGTAATATACCGGTAGTTTTTTTAGATCGTATGATTGCCGACGTGAAAATACCAAGTGTTCTATTGAATAATGAAAACGCAATCGAATTGGCAGTTGGGGAACTGATGAGTAAAGGCTATGAAAATTTAGCTATTGTGGCAGGCTCGATTGAACAAAATATTACGCCTCGTCTCGAAAGGCTGGAAGGTTTCCGCCAGGCGATGAAAAAAAGGGGGGTAGCATACGGAGAACATCAAGTAATCGCCACTTCAACGGAAAATCTTCCGGAAAAGTTCAATCAGTTGCTTACAGAAGTCAACCTCGATGGAATCATTGCCGGAAATGACCGTATGCTGCTCGCGATTTTACACTATTTGAAAGAACATGCTCCAGACTTTTTGGGCAAGATCGGTATTGCTGTAATTGACGAAATGCCATTAGCTAAATTTATGTCTACAAAATTGACAACGATTGAACAACCAACAGAAGAAATGGCAAAACAAGCGGTTCATTTGTTCCTGCAAATCAAAAAAAGCGGCTACACAGAGGAATTATTACCTGCATACCGTTTTGAACCGATTTTAGTATAG
- the ltrA gene encoding group II intron reverse transcriptase/maturase, producing the protein MMLNQILERQNMIQALKRVEANKGSHGVDMMPVQTLRQHILENWDTIKSKILDGTYEPQPVRRVEIPKPDGGVRLLGIPTVTDRLIQQAISQILSKEYDQTFSDHSYGFRPNRSAHDAIRKAKSYLKEGHRWVVDMDLEKFFDKVNHDRLMATLAKRISDKPLLKLIRKYLQAGVMINGVVSSTEEGTPQGGPLSPLLSNIVLDELDKELEKRGLKFVRYADDCNIYVRTERAGLRVMKNVQRFIEGKLRLKVNEKKSAVDRPWKRKFLGFSFTFHKEPKVRIAKSSLVRMKKKIREITSRKMPYSMEYRIEKLNQYLIGWCGYFALADTHSIFKTLDSWIKRRLRMCLWKNWKKPRTRVRNLIRLKVPYGKAYEWGNTRKGYWRISNSPILHRTLGNSYWESQGLKSLQVRYETLRYSS; encoded by the coding sequence GTGATGTTGAATCAAATTTTGGAACGGCAAAACATGATACAAGCATTAAAGCGAGTTGAAGCGAATAAAGGGAGCCATGGAGTAGATATGATGCCCGTACAAACCTTACGACAGCACATCCTCGAAAATTGGGATACCATTAAATCGAAGATTTTGGATGGAACCTATGAACCGCAACCAGTACGTCGAGTCGAAATCCCGAAACCAGACGGTGGCGTGCGTTTATTAGGGATTCCAACCGTAACAGACCGTTTGATTCAACAAGCCATCTCGCAGATTTTATCAAAGGAATATGACCAAACATTCTCGGATCATAGCTATGGGTTTCGCCCAAATCGAAGCGCTCATGACGCTATCCGAAAAGCGAAAAGCTATCTAAAAGAGGGACACCGATGGGTCGTTGATATGGACTTAGAGAAATTCTTTGACAAGGTCAACCATGACCGTTTAATGGCAACATTAGCGAAACGAATTTCAGATAAACCATTATTAAAACTTATTCGCAAATATCTCCAAGCCGGTGTCATGATAAATGGAGTAGTTTCAAGTACAGAAGAAGGAACACCACAAGGTGGCCCTTTAAGTCCATTACTTTCAAACATTGTGTTAGATGAATTAGATAAAGAATTAGAGAAACGTGGACTTAAATTTGTTCGATACGCAGATGATTGCAATATTTATGTGAGAACAGAACGTGCAGGATTACGAGTAATGAAGAACGTACAACGATTTATCGAAGGAAAACTTCGTTTAAAAGTTAATGAAAAGAAATCAGCCGTAGACCGCCCATGGAAACGCAAATTCTTAGGGTTTAGTTTCACATTTCATAAAGAACCTAAGGTTCGCATTGCGAAATCAAGTCTCGTCCGAATGAAGAAGAAAATACGAGAAATTACCTCACGTAAGATGCCATATTCCATGGAATACCGAATCGAAAAGTTAAACCAATATTTAATAGGATGGTGTGGATATTTTGCTTTAGCGGATACACACTCTATCTTTAAAACATTAGATAGTTGGATAAAACGAAGACTACGTATGTGTCTGTGGAAGAATTGGAAGAAACCTCGAACAAGAGTCAGAAATCTCATTCGCCTAAAAGTACCTTATGGGAAAGCATATGAATGGGGAAATACCCGAAAAGGGTACTGGCGCATTTCAAATAGCCCCATATTACACAGAACCCTCGGCAATTCCTATTGGGAGAGCCAAGGGCTGAAAAGTCTGCAAGTTCGTTATGAAACTTTACGTTATTCATCTTAG
- a CDS encoding TRAP transporter small permease, whose protein sequence is MATIKKAKSVLDRSLNYLLGTMIIAMTLIIIYQIFTRNFLDFTPRWTEELALLLLIWIAFIGIAIGFRDNLHIGVGVFVGLMPKSIQKKIDLITKVLVVAMSIIFIYYGFRFTFLMHGSLMAGTGLPQSFLYGAIPVSGILTFIYGIEMFFKDAIHEDFDDDAKEAMEAAK, encoded by the coding sequence GTGGCTACTATAAAAAAAGCAAAAAGTGTTTTAGACCGCAGCCTGAATTATCTGCTAGGTACAATGATCATTGCGATGACACTGATCATCATCTATCAAATATTCACACGTAACTTTTTAGACTTCACACCGAGATGGACGGAAGAATTAGCATTGCTTTTATTAATTTGGATTGCCTTTATTGGAATTGCGATTGGATTTAGAGACAACTTACATATTGGGGTAGGGGTTTTTGTAGGCTTGATGCCAAAGAGTATTCAAAAGAAAATTGATCTGATCACTAAAGTGTTAGTCGTTGCCATGAGTATCATTTTTATCTATTACGGCTTCCGTTTTACATTTTTAATGCACGGATCGCTAATGGCTGGTACAGGGTTACCGCAAAGTTTTCTATACGGGGCGATTCCTGTCAGTGGTATTTTAACATTCATTTACGGGATTGAAATGTTCTTTAAAGATGCGATTCATGAGGATTTTGATGATGATGCCAAAGAAGCGATGGAGGCGGCTAAATAA
- the smc gene encoding chromosome segregation protein SMC — translation MFLKRLEVVGFKSFAERIGIDFVPGVTAVVGPNGSGKSNVTDAIRWVLGEQSAKSLRGAKMEDVIFAGSESRRALNFAEVTLVLDNTDEQVAIPYTEVSVTRRVYRSGESEYLLNNQQCRLKDITDLFMDSGLGKEAFSIISQGRVDEILNSRPDDRRSIFEEAAGVLKYKQRKKKAEHKLVETDENLNRVLDILHEIDQRLEPLKIQASSAKDYVRMTEELKDFDIALMVHDIRANGKVLQGYTEEQRKLTATEKEHATEIATVEQQLRKMRTELKAIDEVLDSSQEQLVEASAEVERWEGRKALFNEKRSNAEKQIQQLRESLTEASNTVKDLQEAEREKRGQFTEKQKIVTEIRSTLKQVEQALTRSASEIEQEIEDAKNTYINLLNEEATVKNELKHIDQQLSQEQASVERMTGRSSEIQKELTEALIAKEVTERALEQAELSVKEQLNHFDIMQHQLKSATADLDEKQALLYKAYQHHQQLKARKETLAELEADFSGFFHGVKEVLLARDRKELQGIEGAVAELIQVEAKYSQAIETALGAASQHIVTENEQHAQKAIGWLKQKRAGRATFLPKTVMRSRKIHAQQLSDIQSHPAYVALAYELVNYAQENTTIIENLLGNVLVASSLEGASQIARLCGFKYRVVTLEGDIVNAGGSLTGGAVKQQSSLFSRKAELDKLVTTLGEMESTIHSAEQTVATKKEQIALLRHSLEEMKLQGESLREQEQIHRAKLMELDMIVKNLQTTVTITQSEQTSLSTRKESLNEQQSAAQSRLAELSKELQEIQQTVDELTLAKAQSETQKDVLREQLAQQRSELAVAQEQLTQVQASIAGIELNLSKAQANVEKISREIDWVESEDGLNGPSAEELAKTIVEWTEKKDVLTEIIQKNRTLRSTLHEQVTENEIYLQEIQRVHKSYVDALRALELKCSRIEFEMNSLQEQLLEQYELDVLSAQEEAISIEDEEQVRRKVKLLKQSIEELGPVNLTSIEEYERVQERYTFLSEQREDLVAAKDTLHKAIGEMDEEMTERFSETFKQIRKQFVISFRELFGGGTADLVLLDPNNMLETGIEIIAQPPGKKLQSLSLLSGGERALTAIALLFAILNTRPVPFCILDEVEAALDESNVVRYSEYLRKFSEHTQFIVITHRKGTMEGADVLYGITMQESGVSKLVSVKLEEHAELVAQGSGGR, via the coding sequence ATGTTCCTTAAAAGACTCGAAGTAGTAGGCTTTAAATCATTTGCCGAACGTATCGGGATTGATTTTGTACCTGGTGTTACAGCAGTTGTAGGACCTAATGGTAGTGGGAAAAGTAATGTAACAGATGCAATCCGGTGGGTATTAGGAGAGCAGTCTGCCAAAAGTCTGCGTGGAGCCAAAATGGAAGACGTTATTTTTGCAGGAAGTGAATCAAGAAGAGCACTGAACTTTGCGGAAGTTACACTCGTTTTAGATAATACAGATGAACAAGTAGCAATACCTTATACAGAGGTAAGTGTGACAAGACGTGTTTATCGCTCAGGCGAAAGTGAATATTTACTGAATAACCAGCAATGTCGTCTGAAAGATATTACAGACTTGTTCATGGATTCGGGGCTTGGGAAAGAAGCCTTTTCCATTATTTCACAAGGGCGAGTTGATGAAATTCTAAACAGCCGTCCAGATGACCGCCGCAGTATTTTTGAAGAGGCTGCAGGCGTTTTAAAATATAAACAGCGTAAGAAAAAAGCGGAGCATAAGCTTGTTGAAACAGATGAAAATCTAAATCGGGTTCTCGATATTTTACATGAAATTGATCAGCGTCTTGAGCCATTGAAAATTCAGGCATCCAGCGCGAAAGATTACGTGAGAATGACCGAAGAACTGAAAGATTTTGATATAGCATTAATGGTTCATGATATCCGTGCAAACGGCAAAGTATTGCAAGGCTATACTGAAGAGCAGCGAAAATTAACAGCAACCGAAAAAGAACATGCAACTGAAATTGCGACAGTTGAACAACAGTTGCGCAAAATGCGTACGGAGTTAAAAGCGATTGACGAAGTCCTGGACAGTTCTCAAGAACAGCTTGTCGAGGCGAGCGCGGAAGTAGAACGATGGGAAGGCCGCAAAGCGCTATTTAACGAAAAACGTTCTAATGCCGAAAAACAAATTCAGCAACTACGTGAAAGCTTAACGGAAGCATCCAATACGGTAAAAGATCTGCAAGAGGCTGAACGTGAAAAACGCGGTCAGTTTACGGAAAAGCAAAAAATCGTTACTGAAATTCGTTCGACGCTAAAGCAGGTCGAGCAAGCTTTAACACGCTCTGCTTCGGAAATCGAACAAGAAATTGAAGATGCGAAAAATACTTACATCAACTTGCTTAACGAAGAAGCGACAGTAAAAAATGAATTAAAGCATATCGATCAGCAGCTTTCGCAGGAACAGGCATCTGTTGAGCGAATGACAGGTCGTTCATCTGAAATTCAAAAAGAACTGACTGAAGCACTCATTGCAAAAGAAGTGACAGAACGTGCACTTGAACAGGCGGAACTGTCTGTAAAAGAGCAACTTAATCATTTTGATATAATGCAGCATCAATTAAAATCAGCGACTGCCGATTTAGATGAAAAGCAGGCATTATTGTATAAAGCTTATCAGCATCATCAGCAATTAAAAGCGCGTAAAGAGACATTGGCTGAACTTGAGGCTGATTTCTCAGGCTTCTTCCATGGTGTTAAGGAAGTCCTTTTAGCGCGGGATCGTAAAGAACTGCAAGGAATCGAAGGTGCGGTAGCCGAGCTGATTCAAGTCGAGGCAAAATACTCACAGGCAATTGAAACTGCATTAGGCGCAGCTTCACAGCATATTGTGACTGAAAATGAACAACATGCCCAAAAAGCAATTGGCTGGTTGAAGCAAAAACGTGCAGGCCGTGCAACATTTTTACCGAAAACAGTAATGCGTTCACGGAAAATTCATGCACAGCAATTAAGCGATATTCAATCTCATCCTGCATATGTTGCATTGGCATATGAACTAGTAAATTATGCACAAGAAAATACGACAATTATTGAAAACCTTTTAGGTAATGTATTAGTTGCATCTTCTTTGGAAGGTGCAAGTCAAATTGCCCGTTTATGCGGATTTAAGTACCGCGTTGTTACCCTTGAAGGGGACATCGTGAATGCTGGTGGTTCCTTAACTGGTGGTGCCGTAAAGCAGCAAAGTTCATTGTTCTCGCGTAAAGCGGAACTCGACAAACTCGTAACGACATTGGGAGAAATGGAGTCAACAATCCATTCTGCCGAGCAAACGGTAGCGACAAAGAAAGAACAGATTGCCTTATTACGTCACTCATTGGAAGAGATGAAACTGCAAGGTGAATCATTGCGTGAGCAAGAGCAGATTCACCGTGCGAAGCTTATGGAACTCGATATGATTGTGAAGAACTTACAGACGACGGTAACGATTACGCAGTCGGAGCAAACTTCATTATCGACACGTAAAGAGTCATTGAACGAACAGCAGTCAGCTGCACAATCACGATTGGCTGAATTAAGTAAAGAATTACAGGAAATTCAGCAAACGGTTGATGAACTGACACTCGCTAAGGCACAGAGTGAAACACAAAAAGATGTGTTGCGTGAGCAGTTAGCCCAACAACGATCTGAGCTTGCTGTTGCCCAAGAGCAATTGACACAAGTACAGGCATCAATTGCAGGAATTGAACTGAATTTGTCTAAAGCACAGGCAAATGTCGAAAAAATTTCCCGGGAAATCGACTGGGTAGAATCTGAAGATGGCTTAAACGGGCCATCAGCAGAAGAATTAGCCAAAACAATTGTCGAATGGACGGAGAAAAAGGACGTCCTGACAGAAATTATTCAAAAGAACCGTACACTGCGTTCTACTTTGCATGAGCAAGTTACGGAAAATGAAATTTACCTGCAGGAAATACAGCGAGTACACAAAAGCTATGTTGATGCATTGCGTGCACTCGAGCTGAAATGCAGCCGAATAGAATTTGAAATGAATAGTTTGCAAGAGCAGTTACTTGAGCAATATGAATTAGATGTTTTATCTGCTCAGGAAGAAGCGATCAGCATTGAAGACGAAGAACAAGTTCGACGGAAAGTGAAGCTGTTGAAGCAATCGATCGAAGAACTTGGTCCAGTCAATTTAACTTCGATTGAGGAATACGAGCGTGTTCAGGAACGTTATACATTTTTAAGTGAACAGCGAGAAGATTTAGTTGCTGCCAAAGATACGCTGCACAAAGCAATCGGCGAGATGGATGAAGAAATGACTGAACGCTTCAGTGAAACATTTAAGCAGATCCGCAAGCAATTTGTCATTTCGTTCAGAGAGCTGTTTGGTGGCGGTACGGCTGACCTGGTGCTGTTGGATCCTAATAATATGTTAGAGACGGGCATTGAAATTATTGCCCAGCCACCAGGAAAAAAACTGCAAAGCTTAAGTCTGCTTTCTGGCGGAGAACGTGCATTAACGGCTATTGCTTTATTGTTTGCGATTTTAAATACACGACCTGTACCATTCTGTATTTTGGATGAGGTTGAAGCAGCATTGGATGAATCGAATGTTGTGCGTTATAGTGAATATTTACGTAAATTTAGTGAGCATACTCAATTCATCGTTATTACGCACCGTAAAGGCACGATGGAAGGGGCAGATGTTCTGTACGGTATTACAATGCAGGAGTCGGGTGTATCGAAACTTGTATCGGTAAAACTGGAAGAACATGCTGAATTAGTAGCGCAAGGGAGTGGCGGAAGATGA
- a CDS encoding TRAP transporter large permease, which translates to MGIAILLAVFVVLLLLRVPVALCLAASSFITTIYLGIDLAAIVQRMVSGLNSFSLIAIPFFILAGEIMNEGGISRRLINLANVIVGKVRGGLAMVNVLSSTFFGGISGSAVADVSSIGSVLIPMMKKQKYDAEYSVAVTISSAAQGVLIPPSHNMIIYSTAAGGVSVGALFMGGIVPGIALGLILMIFAYAIAVKRNYPKGEPIKREEVPKIVREGLLGLFTAIIIIGGILSGIFTATESAAIGALYAFIISFFVYKDVPISAMGNILKRTVKTLSMVLFLIAASSAFGWLLAFLKVPSKVTDTLLAISPNDFVTLLIINVVLLVLGMFMDMAPLILIATPILLPVAIEAGMDPVQFGVVLILNLAVGLVTPPVGTCLFVGCAIGKIPIEKATKGMLPFYGAMIVILLLITFVPDITLKLPELLLK; encoded by the coding sequence ATGGGGATTGCGATATTACTTGCAGTATTTGTAGTGTTATTACTTTTACGTGTACCGGTTGCACTATGTCTGGCGGCTTCGTCATTTATTACTACAATTTATTTAGGGATTGATTTAGCGGCAATTGTACAGCGAATGGTAAGCGGATTGAACAGTTTTTCACTTATTGCGATTCCGTTTTTCATTTTAGCAGGGGAAATTATGAATGAAGGCGGTATTTCACGCCGTTTAATTAATTTGGCAAACGTTATTGTCGGAAAAGTGCGAGGCGGCTTGGCGATGGTAAACGTTTTATCTTCAACATTTTTTGGCGGTATTTCGGGTTCTGCTGTAGCGGACGTTTCATCAATTGGTTCTGTATTAATCCCGATGATGAAAAAGCAAAAATATGATGCGGAATATTCTGTTGCGGTTACTATTTCAAGTGCTGCACAAGGCGTTTTAATTCCACCAAGTCATAATATGATTATTTATTCTACTGCAGCCGGTGGTGTATCGGTCGGTGCTTTATTTATGGGAGGAATTGTTCCGGGTATTGCTTTAGGCTTAATTTTAATGATCTTTGCTTACGCGATTGCGGTAAAGCGTAATTATCCTAAAGGCGAACCAATTAAACGTGAAGAAGTTCCGAAAATAGTACGTGAAGGTTTATTAGGATTGTTTACAGCAATCATTATTATCGGGGGAATTTTATCCGGTATTTTTACAGCGACTGAATCTGCTGCTATCGGTGCATTATATGCGTTTATCATTTCATTTTTCGTTTATAAAGATGTACCGATTTCGGCGATGGGGAACATTCTGAAACGTACTGTAAAAACATTATCAATGGTACTGTTTTTAATTGCAGCTTCTTCAGCATTCGGCTGGCTGCTTGCATTCTTAAAGGTACCTTCAAAGGTAACGGACACATTATTGGCTATCTCACCGAATGATTTTGTGACATTGCTGATCATTAATGTTGTTTTACTTGTATTAGGGATGTTCATGGACATGGCGCCATTAATTTTAATTGCGACACCAATTTTATTGCCGGTAGCAATCGAAGCGGGTATGGATCCGGTTCAATTCGGGGTTGTATTAATTCTGAACTTGGCGGTTGGTCTTGTAACTCCGCCAGTTGGTACATGTCTGTTTGTCGGATGTGCCATCGGAAAAATACCGATCGAAAAAGCGACAAAGGGAATGCTTCCGTTTTATGGTGCAATGATTGTTATACTACTATTAATAACGTTTGTTCCAGACATTACGTTAAAACTTCCGGAACTACTATTGAAGTAA
- a CDS encoding TRAP transporter substrate-binding protein translates to MKTKGVLMLLLALTIFLTACNSSDEAQTIILAENQVDDYPTSVGDYEFARLIEEKTDGRYKVEVYTGGQLGDEKSAIELMQVGAIELARINGSPLMEFSDSLGVLSLPYLFTDDEHKWEVLNGEIGETLLNGLSESNLQGLAFYDSGNRHFYNAVREVKTPEDLEGLKIRVQQSSLNIDMVEALGASATAMSYGEVYSAIQTGVIDGAENNFPSYYTTNHFEVAKYVTMDGHSGVPEVLTASKAFWDTLSEEDKEIFKEAALESQVVQREAWAELEEKSLLEAQNAGNTVTVIDDVTPWQEAVEPIYTKYGEQFKENLEKIQSLVK, encoded by the coding sequence ATGAAAACAAAAGGGGTTTTAATGCTATTACTTGCATTAACAATATTTTTAACTGCTTGTAATTCTTCCGATGAAGCTCAAACAATCATTTTAGCCGAGAACCAGGTAGATGATTATCCTACTTCAGTCGGCGATTATGAATTTGCGAGATTGATAGAAGAAAAAACAGATGGACGTTACAAAGTGGAAGTTTACACAGGAGGTCAGCTTGGTGACGAAAAGAGTGCCATCGAATTAATGCAGGTAGGGGCAATTGAACTGGCACGGATTAATGGCAGTCCTTTAATGGAATTCTCGGACTCATTAGGTGTTTTATCGTTACCATACTTATTTACAGATGATGAACATAAGTGGGAAGTATTGAATGGTGAAATCGGCGAGACATTATTAAATGGATTAAGCGAATCGAATTTACAAGGTTTGGCTTTTTACGATTCAGGCAACCGTCACTTCTATAATGCGGTTCGCGAGGTAAAAACACCGGAAGATTTAGAAGGGCTAAAAATAAGAGTACAGCAATCAAGTTTAAATATTGACATGGTTGAAGCATTAGGTGCTTCTGCCACAGCAATGTCCTATGGTGAGGTATATTCGGCTATTCAAACAGGTGTAATTGATGGAGCTGAAAACAACTTCCCGAGTTATTACACGACGAACCATTTCGAAGTGGCTAAATATGTAACGATGGACGGACATTCTGGCGTACCGGAAGTTTTGACAGCTTCGAAAGCATTCTGGGATACGTTATCCGAGGAAGATAAGGAAATCTTTAAGGAAGCGGCGCTGGAATCACAAGTCGTGCAACGAGAAGCGTGGGCAGAACTGGAAGAAAAATCTTTACTTGAAGCGCAAAATGCCGGTAATACAGTTACAGTCATCGATGATGTGACGCCTTGGCAAGAAGCAGTTGAACCAATTTACACAAAATACGGGGAACAATTTAAAGAGAATTTAGAGAAGATTCAATCATTGGTTAAGTAA
- the ftsY gene encoding signal recognition particle-docking protein FtsY: MSFFKRLKEKLAGSSEQKEQELQEQQDQQVDLPLDEQVQEENQLIETVEEEITVAEHTVEKEQEEMVEQPVIEEVQPVEEEEEISNHSDAEVEEQPQKQSAWSITQKFKAGLEKTRNSFTSKVNDLVARYRKVDEDFFEELEDVLLQADVGFETVMELMDKLRFEVQRQNIKDTNGIQAIISEKLVEIYESGEENLTELNIQQSGELTVILFVGVNGVGKTTTIGKLAHRLKSEGKSVMLAAGDTFRAGAIEQLQVWGDRVGVEVIAQSEGSDPAAVMYDAIRAAKNRGVDILICDTAGRLQNKVNLMNELEKVHRVISREIPNAPHEVLLALDATTGQNALVQAQMFKEATNVTGIVLTKLDGTAKGGIVLAIRNKLHIPVKFVGLGEKMDDLQPFDAERYVYGLFAEGLEKELEKAEE; the protein is encoded by the coding sequence ATGAGTTTTTTTAAGCGACTGAAAGAAAAACTGGCAGGTAGCAGTGAACAAAAAGAACAAGAACTGCAAGAACAACAAGATCAACAGGTAGATTTACCGCTTGACGAACAAGTACAGGAAGAAAATCAATTAATTGAAACGGTAGAGGAAGAAATTACTGTAGCTGAACATACTGTTGAAAAAGAACAGGAAGAAATGGTTGAGCAGCCGGTAATTGAAGAAGTACAACCTGTTGAAGAGGAAGAGGAGATTTCTAATCACTCGGACGCAGAAGTTGAAGAGCAACCTCAAAAGCAGTCTGCATGGTCGATTACCCAGAAGTTTAAAGCGGGATTGGAAAAAACACGTAATTCTTTCACTTCTAAAGTAAATGATTTAGTTGCACGTTATCGTAAAGTGGATGAAGATTTCTTTGAAGAGCTGGAAGATGTACTGCTGCAAGCGGATGTCGGCTTTGAAACAGTGATGGAATTAATGGATAAATTACGTTTTGAAGTACAGCGTCAAAACATTAAAGATACGAATGGAATTCAAGCGATCATTTCCGAAAAGCTTGTTGAAATTTATGAATCTGGTGAAGAAAATTTAACAGAATTAAATATTCAGCAAAGCGGCGAATTAACGGTTATTTTATTTGTTGGTGTTAATGGTGTCGGAAAGACTACGACAATCGGTAAATTGGCACACCGTTTAAAATCGGAAGGGAAATCTGTGATGCTGGCAGCGGGAGACACATTCCGTGCTGGTGCCATTGAGCAGCTGCAAGTATGGGGCGACCGTGTCGGTGTAGAAGTTATCGCACAGTCAGAAGGTTCCGACCCTGCAGCAGTAATGTATGATGCTATTCGTGCAGCGAAAAACCGCGGTGTTGATATTTTAATTTGCGATACAGCCGGCCGTCTGCAAAACAAAGTCAACTTAATGAACGAACTTGAAAAAGTGCATCGTGTAATTTCTCGTGAAATTCCGAATGCACCACATGAAGTACTGCTTGCATTGGATGCGACAACAGGCCAAAATGCACTTGTTCAGGCACAAATGTTCAAAGAGGCAACAAATGTAACAGGTATTGTTTTAACAAAACTGGATGGTACTGCAAAAGGCGGTATCGTTTTAGCTATTCGCAATAAACTGCATATCCCTGTGAAATTTGTAGGACTTGGTGAAAAAATGGACGATCTGCAGCCATTCGATGCAGAACGTTATGTATATGGTTTATTTGCCGAAGGACTGGAAAAAGAACTGGAAAAAGCAGAAGAATAA